The following nucleotide sequence is from Pseudomonas sp. RC10.
TCGCGAGGTTGGCGGCCTGGTCCTTTTCTGTCGTGATGTCGCGACCGCTGCAATAAATTTTCCCGTCTTCCAGCACGGCGACCCACGCGACCCAACGGTAACTGCCGTCGCGGTGCCGATAGCGGTTTTGAAAGCGTGAGACAGGGCGGCCTTTGATCGCTTGCGTAAAAACCGCTTGGCTGGCGCCGAGATCGTCCGGGTGTACGAATGACAGAAAAGCCGTCTTCAGTTCTTCAGGCGACCACCCCAGCGCAATGGTCCACGCGGGGTTCGACGCCTCGATCATGCCCTGTGCGTTGATCACGGACAGCAGGTCAGGGCTGAGCAGCCAGGTGCGGCTGCGTTCGGTAACGCGCTCGTTAACCTTGGTTTCCAACTGGGAATTGAGGTCACGCAGTTCGTCCTGGCTGAGCCGCAGTCGTTGATCCGCGCGATGCCGCTCGATGGCCAGCGCCGCCGTTTGGGCGATGACCGAAATGGCCGCGATGTCGCTAGGGGTCGGTGAGCGCGGCTCGGCGTAATAGACCGCAAACGTACCCAACACGACGCCGTCTGCCGCTTTGATGGGCATTGACCAGCAGGCCCGCAAACCGTGGGAGACCGCGATGTCGGCGTAGCCTTCCCACAGGGGGCTGGTGGCGATGTCATCGACATACACCGGCGTGCCCCGTGCTGCGGCAGTCCCGCAGGAACCGATCCCTTCGCCGATGGCAATGCCGTGAATCGCTTCGTTGTACGTGGTCGGCAGGCTTGGCGCCGCGCCGTGCAGCATGTACTGGCCATCTTCACTGAGAAACAGCACTGATGCCATCATGCCGGTGCTCTGTGACTCAACCGCCAGCAGGAGGTTGCTCAGCACGTCGGCGAGCGGGATACCTGACGCGATCTGGCCCAGGACCTTGCGCTCACGCTCGATCAGCGCAAAAGGCGAGTAAGTGCCTCCCTGAAGGCTCAGGTCGATGGAGGGCTTTGAGTCAGGTTGGTCAGACACGGTCTAGCGCTCGCGGCGTGGGGTTAACGTCTTGGATATCAGATGTCCGGGAAGATTCTACGTCACTGAGGGCTGCCGTGCTGTCCTTCCTAAGGGTTGCTTAGCCACCCTTGGCCATGCCTGCCTGATCGGCGATTTCATTCCACACGTGCATGGCCACGTAAGCCCGCCAGGGACGCCAGCCGTGGGAGTGTTTCAGTTGATCGGATTTACGGATCAACTCCGGCAGTCGGCGAGTGATGGCTTGCATCAATACCAGGTCAGTCGCTGGCCATGCGTCTGCATCCCGCCAGGCGCGCATGGCAACGTACTCAACCGTCCAGGGCCCAATGCCCGGCAAGTCGAGCAGTTGTTTGCGCAGCGTCTCGACATCCGGTTCGTCGTTGTCGATGTCGAGTTCGCCGTCGGCCACCACCCGGGCGAAGTTCTGCAGCGTTGCCACTCGCTTGGTGGGCATGCCGATCTTGTCCATATTCACCTCGGCCAGCGCACGCGGAGTGGGGAAATGCCAAGGCGTATGAGGGTGAACGGGCCCGCTTGCGGTGGTTCCGGCTCGCTCGACCAGTCGTCCGACAATGGTTGTCGCGGCCTTCACGCTGACCTGCTGGCCAACGATGGTGCGCACCACCAATTCGAATCCGGACCAGGCGCCAGGCACTCGCAAACCCGGCGCAGCCTCAAGCAGCGTGGCGAGCCACGGGTCCTGGCTCAAGCCCTCGCGGATGGCGTCCGGCTCTGCGTGCAAGTCGAACAGACGGGAGAGGCGTGGCGTCAGCGTGCCCAAGTGGCGGCTGGCTTCGCCATCGATGCGTACGATCAGAACGTTGCGGTGCGGGTCGCGACGCACGCTCAGCAGGCCGGTATCCCCGGCAATGTCGAGGGTCCGGTAATAAATGTCGTCCTGAACGGTTTCCACCCCGCCTGTGGCTCGACCGGAAAAAAAGCGAAGCATCCGCGTCCAGTCGAAGGGCGGTCTGAAGGCGAGCTCAAGCTCATCAGTAAGGATGCCAACGACGATCTTCATCACATGCTCTTGTGGGGGAAAGGGTCGGAGTGCACGACCTCAAACGCGAGAAAACAGCAGCTTCATCCCCGCCGCGCCATACACAAAGGCGAGTGTACCTTCGATCCATCGGCGAGCCTTGCGATAGCCGCGAACCATGGGGCCGGTGGAAAACGCGATGGCATAGCCGCAGAAAATGGTGACGCTCAGCACCGCGCAACCGGCGAGGATAATAGCGACCGTTGTCGACGATGCGTCTGGCCCCAAGCCCAGTGTCATCGTCGCCACCCAACCCAGCAGCGCTTTCGGGTTGGTGATGTGCATGAGCAGTCCGCGCTGGTAAAGCTTCGACGGAGGAAGGGAAGGACTCGCTGTTGCTACCCGGGCGAAACGCTCATCGGAGGTCAGCGCGGATCGAGCCGCCTTGATCGCCAGAAACAGCAGGTAAGCCCCACCTGCCACTTTGAGCAGCACGAGCGCTTGAGCGTATTGGGTCAGCAAGGCGGAAATCCCGGTGGCCGCCATCGTTCCCCAGAAAAACGACCCGCTGATCACGCCAGCCGCGAGCGCCAGTGCTGATCGCCTGCCTTGGTGCATGGCGACACCCATGATGCGCATGTTGCTCGGTCCGGGGCTGGCAGCGCCGACGATGTAGGCGGTGAACACCAGCAGGAAGTGATGAACGTCGGGTGACATGCGTACTCCTTTACGTTGTGGGCGGCCCGGGCTGTGAGTATCGGGCAAACAAAAGCGACGGCTTCTAGAGTGCCCGAGGCGGGTGGGCGCGAACAGATACAAATGTGAGGAGGCCACGCGTCGCCCTGTATTCCGAGGCGGGTGCGCGCCGTGTTTGAACGAGAGGCAGCCATTGGTCTAAATCGGCGAGCTATCGAGCTCCCTTACGGGCACTGGTAAGAAAATTGTCACCTGCGCCGATTACGGTGGACGCTCCCATCGTGCTGAGACAAAAACGTGGATAAATCAGCCATCCGTCCTGCCGTTTGCCGTATTTCTCGCACTGCGTTTTCTGCGCCTCAACAGATGACCACCCAACCATGACCGCCATTCAGTCTGCCGACTTCACTTTCGACGACAGGCGTGAGCACTCATCGCATGATCAGGTTCAGCCTGTGTTCAAGGGACAGCTCCCTGAGCGCGGCTCTCGGATGATCAAGCATGGAACCGTGGTTGTGGACCTGCCAGGGCCGACGTTGCGAACCGGCGCGATTGATCCGCCGCCCGCTGTTCTGCGCATTCGGCCGACGCGGGATGTGTTTGGCCGTGTGGTCATGCCCGCTCGCGTGTGGCTGCACGCCGGTGAGCACGCGGTGATTGCCGGGATCAAGGCGATCCAGCTGCCCCGCAAATGGCTGTCGAAGCTGGTGGCGGGCGACGTCATTGGGTTCAGCGATGCGCGGGAGTCAAAGCGGCGGATGCGCATTACCGAGGTGACCGAGACCGGCTGCTGGGCGGCGCTGGAAAAAACCGCCTACGTGGTGCCCGGCGTGACGCTGAACCTGAAGAAACGTGACGGCCGCAAGAAATCGGTGCGCGTTACGGATGTCACTCGCAAGTCCAGACAGCGCATCAAACTGAAGGAAGGCGACCTGCTAACGCTGACCCGGGACGTTCACAGCGGACGGCCTGCGGTGCTGGACCGATCAGGGAGCATCAAGACGCCCGCCACGATTGGTTGCACGTCGTCCTCGGTTTTCGAGACGGTGAAAACGGGCGATCCGATCGGGTTCGGCGAGGGCATCCTGGGCGGTGTCATTGAAACGGTCGAACCCGACGCGCTTCATGTGCGGATCACCCATGCCCCCGGAAGCGCCAGACTGGAGCGCGACATGCGCATCGACCTGACAAACCGCTGGTCTCGGTAGGCCCGGTCATCTGTCGAATTCATCCAACGTTCACTGGCGCAACGAAACAGAGCATCCATACTCAGCTGCCCCTTACTGACCTTCGTTGCGTTGTCCGGTTTTCTTCGAGGGCTGATGAACGACCTAGAGGAGATCTGTGCATGGTTATTGCGATCAAAAAGGCTGTGTGTGGTCCGGACTGGCTGGTGATGCTCAACGATTACGCCGTGAAGTTCCGCAGCATGGAAGAGGCGCAATCGTTCGTTGACCGGCTCAAAGCCAGAATCGAAGCGCCTCACGTCATACCGGTTTACTGATCAAGGCATCAGATCGCTTCGTCGCGATGACAGCCTGCCGATCAGACGTCTCAGAGAAGGGATGAAGGTTTGGTCACGAAAACCCGTTGGCCAGGCTTTCGTCCCCTCGCCCTTCATCCCGGATCGATTTAGCCTGCGGAAGTCGGGACGGGGGTGTTGAGCAATTGCTGCTCCCACAAGTACGCGATGCCGCTGCCCGCCGCGTGTTGCTGCAGCACACCCGTCAGGGCTGCGGCGGTTTCAAGCCGTGCCCAATCCCTTTGCCACTCCGCTGCCACCGCCAGCCACGTCATCATGTTCGCACCCGCCGCGATCATGCGTTGAATGGCGACCTGATGCGCCTCGACGGAAACAGCGCCTGACGCGTCCGTGACCACCGTCACGTCCCAGCCTTCGCCGAGCGCCTGAATCACCGGCATGGCCACGCAGATTTCAGTCCACAGCCCCGCGATGATCAATTGCTTGCGGCCAGTGGCTTTGACCGCGTCCACCACTTTCGGGTCTTCCCACGTGTTAATGAAGGTCCGGTCGATGACTTCCTGGCCGGGGAACACGTCGGTGATTTGCGGGAAGATGTAGCCGCCACGCTCAGCGATGACGCTGGTCAGAATGGTCGGCACATCGAAGGCTTTGGCGGCTTTCGCGAGTGCGGTCGCGTTATTGACCACCATTTGCGGCTCGTGGCTGTTGAGATTGGTAAGTTGGTACGGCTGATGGTCGATCAGCACCAGTACCGAATCTTCCGGACGGAGAAGTGAAGCGAGACCGTTACGAAAAGTCATTGCAGCATCCTTTGTCTTTATAAGCGGGATCAATCCCCCGTCAACGCGTGCTTGTGGCGACGCTGTTCAGGGAGCTGTACTGTGCTGTTCCAATACCTGAACCGGTAGTCGCGTCTGGTGATTAGCTGTGTCGCAGAAAGAGGAACGCTGAAGTGGATATCGAGGAACTTCAAACTTTTGTGGAAATCGCCGATGCGGGGGGCGTTTCGCCAGCGGCGATTCGGCTGGGCGTCTCCAAGTCCATCGTCAGTCGCCGCTTGATGCGGTTGGAAACGGAGCTGGGGGTGCAATTGCTGACGCGCTCCACCCGAGGCGCCGTGCTCACCGAAGCGGGGGCCACCTTTCGTGAACATGCCGCAAGGGTGTGTGCAGAAATGGATGTGGCCCGAGAGGCGCTCCTGCCTGCCGGCGACCTGCGTGGCCGGTTGCGCGTCGCGGCGCCGCTCTCCTTTGGCCCCACCCATTTCGCGCCGGTGCTGGCGGAAATGGCGCGGCGCCACCCGCAGCTGCATATCCAGACCTGCTACAGCGACCGGTTCGTCGACCTCATCGCCGAGGGCTACGACTGCGCGATCCGCGTCGGCTACCTGCCGGATTCCAGCTTGATCGCTCGGGGCATCGGCCCGATCAACGCCAAGCTGCTGGCGAGTCCGGGTTACGTCCAGGCCCACGGCGCTCCCGAAACGCCAGACCAACTCATCAATCACCAGGCCCTGATGACCGGCACTGAAACCTGGCACTTCATGGACGGCGATAAAGTCGTCACCGTTCGCCCGCAAGGACGGTTCAAAGCGGACAACGGTGTGGCGCTGGTGGCGGCGGCGGTCGCAGGCGTGGGGATCGCCTACCTGCCCGATTGCCTGACCTATGACAGCGTGATGTCCGGCGCATTGGTGCCGATCATGACCCGTTTCCCGCCTCCGCCAGCGGGCGCGTACATGGTCCGTCCGCCGGGTCAGCACCCTGCGCAGAAAATCCGCATTCTTACCGAGCTGCTGATCGAATACTTCGGCACGTCGCCGCACTTTGCGGGCACTGTGGCGCCCTGATGTTTTAGGACACGCCGGGCGCTTCGGCATGCAAACTCGACGCAGCCGAAGCACATCCCACACCTCGTTGGCCGTCGTTGCCAACACCCAATCCCATCGGGCGAACACGGCCCGCACAGCCCTATGGTGTTGACAGACATCTGCGCTGTCGCGAAGGCCTGCGCTGCACAAACACCCGAACACCGGCCCTCTCCCTACTGCCATAGCGTCTCCACACGACACCTCTGCATTCCTCCTCCCACCTCAGCTTGAGCACTGTCTTGCCGGAAAGTCGTGCGCGTCCGTTCGATTGATCTCAAAGCGTGAACCGGGCGCTGGCCTCGAACGAATTCGACAAAACGTTTCCGGGCGTTGCGCATTTTTTAATAGTTAATTATTGTATTAAAACATTAACTATCGCATAGAGATAAACATGTCAGACATTCTGCTTGAGATCCAAGGTGCTGTCGCGGTTATCACACTGAACAGGCCAGCCGTGCTCAACGCATGGACCACGCCTATGCGTAACGAAATCATCGCGGCGTTGAAACAGTACGAAGCTGATCCGGCGATCAAGGCACTGATCATGACCGGGGCAGGGGACCGGGCGTTTTCCGCCGGCCAGGACTTGTCCGAAGCCCATGATTTCAGTGGTGACCGTGCAGTGGAGTGGGTCGGCGAGTGGGAGCATTACTACGCGACACTGCGCGGGCTTTCGAAGCCGCTGGTCATTGCGCTCAACGGGACAGCGGCCGGTTCGGCGTTTCAGGTCGCGCTGCTTGGCGATATCCGAGTCGGACACCCGGATGTGCGCATGGGACAGCCTGAAATCAACTCCGGCATCCCAAGCACCACTGGCCCCTGGATCATGAACAGCATGCTAGGTATGTCCCGCACCATCGAACTGGTCTTGACCGGTCGTTTGATGAACGCCGAGGAGTGTCATCGCATCGGCCTGATTCATCATCTGGTGCCCGCTGCACAGGTGTTCGAAAAGGCCATGGAGATCGCACAGGAGTTGGCGGCCAAGCCACCGGTTGCGATGCGCCTGGACAAGCAGCGTTTCCGTGAAATGAGTGAGGAAGGTTTCAAGAGCTGTATCGAAGCGGGTCGTCGTCTGCAGAAAGAAGCCTACGACTCCGGCGAGCCAGCACGCATGATGGAAGCGTTTTTCAGCGCACGCGCCAACAAGAAGTGACCCCTGCTTGACCGGCCGCCAATCGATGGGTTGGCGCCGGGCTTCACCGCACCATGGATGACAGGAGCAAAGTACCTCTCTAACCAACTGCTTGACCTTTGCCCTGCCGACGTCCATCTACAAAAACGAATAATTCGTGCCGTAGGAGTCAGTCATGAGCAGTCCAGTTACCCCAAATCGTCGTCAGGTTCTCAAAGCCGGTGCCACCCTTGCGCTGGCGCTGGGTTTGCCGAGTGTCGTTCGCGCACAGGACAAACGCATCGTGGTCTCCGATCCGGGCGGTCCTTACACCATTGCGTACCGCAAGGCGTTTTACGATCCCTTCGAAAAAGCCACGGGCATCAAGGTGGTCAGTGTGGCTCGGGAGTCGCAGCCTGTCGCGCAGTTCGCGGCGATGGTCAAAACCCGCAACTACGTGTGGGACGCCACGATCCTGACCATTTCGGCCGATATTCCTTACCTGGAAACCGAAGGTTTCCTCGAACCCATCGGGCTGGACGCCAAGGACTACCCGGACATCATCCCCGAGGCCATCACCCCGAATTTTCTCGGTCTGGACGTCTACTCCACCGTGCTGGCCTTTCGCACTGACACGCTGGCCGAAGGCAAGCGGCCTCAATCCTGGGCCGATTTCTGGAATGTGGAGAAATTCCCGGGCCGTCGCTGCTTGCGTCGCAGCCCTCTGGACACCCTTGAGCAGGCGCTGCTGGCCGACGGGGTCGGGCTGGACGAGCTGTATCCGCTGGACGTGGATCGCGCATTCAAAAGCCTGGACAAGATCAAGCCGCACATCGACCTGTGGTGGACGTCCGGTGCACAGGCGATGCAGGCCATCCAGAGCGGGGAAGTCGACATGATTTCCACCTGGAACGGCCGCGCGCAAGCGGCAATTGAAAACGGCGCACCTGTTCAAGTGATCTGGAATCAGGGCCTGTATTCCATCGAAGGCTGGGCGATCCCCAAAGGCACGCCCCGTGCGGAGATGGCCAAGGAGTTCGTGCGCTTCTGCGCGGATGCCAAGCGACAGGCCGACTTCACCGACACCCTGGCCTATGGCCCTACCAACCGCAAAGCCTTCGATTCGATCCCTCCCGAGCGTGCCGCTTTTCTGCCGACCGCCGCGCAAAACCTCAAGAACATGCGCCTGCCCAGCCCGAGCTGGTGGGCAGAAAACCGCACGCAGGTGACTGAACGTTTCAACGCCTGGATCTTGTCGTAGGAGTGGCCGCATGACCGTCAAACTAGAAGCCCGCAGTCTGGGCAAAACCTACGGCCAGTTCGTGGCATTGCAACCGACCGACATTCAGGTCAAGGAGGGTGAGTTCCTGACGCTGCTGGGGCCTTCCGGCTCTGGCAAGACCACCTTGCTGCAGATGATTTCCGGGTTGGTCCTGCCCACCAGCGGCCAACTGCTGATCGATGGCAAAGACGCCACGCATACGGCGCCGGGCAAGCGCGGCATGGGGCTGGTGTTCCAGAGCTATGCGCTGTTTCCACACATGAGCGTGTGGGACAACGTCGCCTATGGGTTGCGCATGCGGCGGATGGGCAAAGCCGAGACCAAGACGGCCGTGGACGATGCGCTGGCCATGGTGCGCATGCAGGATTTCGCCCACCGATACCCCAACGAGCTGTCGGGGGGGCAGCAGCAGCGAATCGCCCTGGCTCGCTGTTTTGCGTATCGGCCTTCAGTGATTCTGCTGGATGAACCGCTCGGCGCACTGGACAAGAACCTGCGCGAACACATGCAGCTCGAAATTCGCCACATGCACAAAGAGCTCGGCGCGACCTTCATTTATGTCACCCACGACCAGGAAGAGGCGTTGACCCTTTCCGATCGTATTTGCCTGATGAATCGCGCCCGCATCGAACAGCTCGCAACGCCGCAAGAGCTTTATGATCGCCCGGCGACCCGTTTCGCCGCCGAGTTCATTGGCCATTCCAACGTGCTGAAAGTGCGTCGCGAAAACAGCCAACAGTTCGCCATTGAAGGCCGCTTGGTCGACCTCAGTGGTTGTGTGGGGCAAGAGATCGCGCAGTCGGTTGCCGATGACGCCTTCGTTCTGGTCCGACCTGAGTCCGCGCGCCTGACCGAACCCGCTCAGGGTTTGCTGGTGGGTTATGTGGACGAATGCGTGTTTCTGGGCAGCGACACACGGGCCTTGATTCGACTGCCCTCCGGCGCCCGGTTCAGTGTGCGCTGCGCTCGCCAGGTCAAGCCGTTGGTGGGGAATCAGGTGGGAATCACCTGGGACGCGGACCGAGCGACGTTGCTGGCCGCCGAGGCACGGTCATGAACCTGCGGCGCGGTATCTGGCCCGCCATTCCGGCTCTGTTATTTCTGTGTCTTTTTTTCCTGCTGCCCGTGGGCGACATGCTGATGGGGAGCTTCCAGAACGCAAACGGTGATGCGAGTCTGGAAAACTTTCAGCGCATTGCCTCCACACCCATTTATGGTCGCGTGCTGGGCATCACGTTCTGGATCTCAGCGTTGACGGCGCTGGTTGCGGTAGTGATGGCGTATCCCATCGCTTACCTTCTGACCCGTCTTTCGCCTTATGGGCGTGAGCGCTGGATGCTCTGGATCATGCTGCCGTTCTGGACCAGTTATCTGGTCAAGACCTACGCCTGGATGCTGCTGTTGTCTCGCAAGGGGCTGGTCACCACGCTGGCGGCCTCGGTCATCGACAACCCGTCAGGACTCGTCCCCGCGCTGTCCGGGGTCTTGATCGGCATGGTGCATTCCATGTTGCCACTGGCGGTGATTACCCTGTTGCCGATCATGCGCAGCATCGATCAGCGTTTGACGCCTGCCGCACAGACGCTGGGCGCCAGTCGTGCCATGGGTTTTTTCAGCATCTTCCTGCCGCTGTCGGCCCCCGGCATCGCGGCGGCTGCATTGTTGGTGTTCATCACCAGTCTCGGCTTTTTCATCGTGCCGGCCTTGTTGGGCTCGCCACGGGAAATGATGGTGGCGCAGTTGGTCATCTCTTCTGTACTGGACCTGTTCGACATGCGTTTCGCAGGTGCGCTTTCGGTGGTGTTGTTGGCGTGTTCGCTGGTGGTATTCCTGATCTACGACCGCGTCGCCGGGTTGTCTTCACTCGGGGGCGAAGCGCCAGAAGGCAAGCGTTCCGGGCGCGGCCTGCAAGTGCTGATCTGGCTGGGGCATCTCGCTGCGCGGTTCGGCAATGAGCGTGCGCGGGGAGGCGACAGCAAACTGCTGACAGGCTATAGCGTCCTGCTGGTCATGCTGCTGATTCTCCCGGTACTGATCGTGGTCCCGCTGGCGTTCACCAGCAGCCCGTTCATTGCTTTCCCGCCCAAAATGGGCAGCTTCAAATGGTTCGCGGAGTTCTTCACTTCGCCCGTCTGGCAGGCCGCGTTGTTGCGCTCATTCGGAGTCGGGATCGCCACGGCGCTGCTCGCGCTGGTGCTGGGCTTCGGTGGGACCATGGCGCTGACACGCCTTTCACCGGGGTGGCGCAAGGTGCTGTTCGTGCTGTTCATCGCGCCCTTGATCGTGCCGCGCATCGTCATCGCCCTTGGCTTGCTTTATCTGTTTTCGCGCATGGGCCTGGCGGGCAAGGACCTGGGTCTGGTGCTGGGGCATACGGTGCTGGCGCTGCCCTATGTGATCGTGACGTTGTCTGCGGCCTTCAAGCAGTACGACTGGCGCCTCGACGATGCCGCGCGGATGCTGGGGGCGAGCACCTTCACACGGTTGCGCACCGTCACCTTGCCCTTGATGTCGGCCAGCCTCGTGTCGGCGTTCCTGCTGGCGTTCATCACCTCGTTCGACGACCTGACAGTGGCCATCTTCGTGAGCGGGGGAATCAACACGACCCTGCCCAAACAGATGTGGGACAGCATTCAGTTGGCGCTGACCCCCACCCTCGCGGCCGCTTCGACGACGTTGCTGGTGTTTATCGTCTTTTTCGCCGTGGTCGCCCAATGGGTGTCGCGACGCTCCATCTCGAAACGCAAAGGGCTTTGAAGATGCATCCATATGCCGAGTTCTTCCCCCATCGAATCCCCGGTGATCAGTTGGATACCGCCCCTTTGATTCATGCCGGCCTGCTGGCAGACGATTCAGGTGTACGCCTGGCGTTCGAAGGCCGGTCGCTGACCACGGCCTCGTTGCGGCAGCGGGTGGCTTCGCTGCAGGCCGTATTGGCCGATATGGGCCTCGAGCCCGGTCAACGGGTCGCGGTGATGCTGACCAACAGCGACGAGCAGATTGTGCTGATTTATGCGCTGATCCTGTCCGGGCTGGTCTGGATTCCGATCAACACCAAACTGCGCGGCCCCGGCCTGGATTATCCGTTCGAACATGCCCGGCCGGATCTGGTGGTGGGGGATGCCGAATTCGAACCGTTGTTGCGCAAAGGCGCGGCGGGCGCGCTGCGGTATTGCTCGATCGATGCCCTGCATGACGCGGCGCACGCTTGGCCTGTGGCAACGCTGACGTTGACGCCCAGCGCCACCGATGCACCGCTGTGCTTGATCTACACCTCGGGCACCACCGGCGCGCCAAAGGGCGTGTTGTTCACCCACCGGATGATGCGCATCGCCAGCGAAGCGGTGTTGAAGGTGGCCGATGTGCAGGACGGTGATCGCCTGTTGTTGTGGGAACCGCTGTGCCACATCGGCGGGGCTCAGATGTTGCTGTTGCCGTTTCTGGCCGACGTCCGGTTGAGCGTCGTGCAGCGCTTTTCCGCCAGCCGATTCTGGGCTCAATGCATCGAGACGCAGGCGACACAACTGCACTATCTCGGGGGCATTCTCGACATTCTCATGCAGCAGGACGCCAGCCGTTGGCCTGTCAGGCACAGCCTGCGAACCTTGTGGGGCGCCGGTGTCAGCCGAGGGAACTGGGCGGCCATCGCCGAGCGCTTCAATTGCCCGCTGCGCGAGTGCTACGGAATGACCGAATGCTCCAGTTTCGCCACGCTCAACGCCACCAACAAGCCGGGATCGGTTGGCAAGGCGCTCCCGTGGTTACGCGTCGAACTGCTGGATGCAGAGGGTCAGCCTGTTCCGGTCGGGGCCTTAGGCGAGATGGTGTTGTCGAGCCCGGTTGAAGGGGTCTTTCTCCCCGGCTATCTGGATAACCCGCGTGCGACCGCAAGTGCCCTGCGTGACGGACGGCTGTACACCGGCGACATGGCCCGCTTCGATGCCGATGGCGATCTGTTTTTTGTCGGGCGTCAAACCGACAGCATGCGGGTCAGGGGAGAAAACGTGTCCGCCTGGGAAGTCGAGCGCGTGTTCAGCGCTCACCCGTCCATCCGAGCGTGCGCTGCCGTCGGCGTGAATTCGGAGGTCGGTGAACAGGAAATCCTGCTCTACGTGCAATTCGAAGAAGGCGCGCTGCCGGACATGGCGAGTCTGGCGGGGTGGGTGGACGAGCGGCTGGCAACCTATCAGCAACCCCGCTACTACAAGGCCATTGACCACTTTGAGCTGACGCCCAGTGAGCGGATCAAAAAACACCTGCTGGACCGGAACCTCGACGGGGTTTGGGATCGACGAGCGTAGTGCGTTTCTCCGCGGGAAGTGATCAGGCGGCGATCACTTCCCTCGTTGCGGCCAGCGCTTCGTTAAATATTTAGTGGATAGCAATAGAACATGTGGCCCGGTATGCGGATAATCGGGTTTTCAAATTGATGCTGCATATCTATGGCGAACCCAAAAGCTCCACGAAAATCTGCCGCGAGTGACCCCAAAGAGTCCTCTCTTTATGTTCAGTCGGTGGAAAAGGCCATGAAGGTGCTGATGGCCTTCAACGGCAGCCAGCGCCAGTTATCCCTATCGGACATCGCCAGCCTTACGGGCATGGACTTGAGCGCTACCCAACGCTTCACGCATACCCTGTCGACCCTGGGCTATCTCAACAAAGACACCGGCAAGAAATATGAGCTGTCCCCCAAGTTGCTGGATTTCACCTTCCAGT
It contains:
- a CDS encoding DNA-3-methyladenine glycosylase produces the protein MKIVVGILTDELELAFRPPFDWTRMLRFFSGRATGGVETVQDDIYYRTLDIAGDTGLLSVRRDPHRNVLIVRIDGEASRHLGTLTPRLSRLFDLHAEPDAIREGLSQDPWLATLLEAAPGLRVPGAWSGFELVVRTIVGQQVSVKAATTIVGRLVERAGTTASGPVHPHTPWHFPTPRALAEVNMDKIGMPTKRVATLQNFARVVADGELDIDNDEPDVETLRKQLLDLPGIGPWTVEYVAMRAWRDADAWPATDLVLMQAITRRLPELIRKSDQLKHSHGWRPWRAYVAMHVWNEIADQAGMAKGG
- a CDS encoding LysE family translocator is translated as MSPDVHHFLLVFTAYIVGAASPGPSNMRIMGVAMHQGRRSALALAAGVISGSFFWGTMAATGISALLTQYAQALVLLKVAGGAYLLFLAIKAARSALTSDERFARVATASPSLPPSKLYQRGLLMHITNPKALLGWVATMTLGLGPDASSTTVAIILAGCAVLSVTIFCGYAIAFSTGPMVRGYRKARRWIEGTLAFVYGAAGMKLLFSRV
- a CDS encoding hydrolase, which produces MTFRNGLASLLRPEDSVLVLIDHQPYQLTNLNSHEPQMVVNNATALAKAAKAFDVPTILTSVIAERGGYIFPQITDVFPGQEVIDRTFINTWEDPKVVDAVKATGRKQLIIAGLWTEICVAMPVIQALGEGWDVTVVTDASGAVSVEAHQVAIQRMIAAGANMMTWLAVAAEWQRDWARLETAAALTGVLQQHAAGSGIAYLWEQQLLNTPVPTSAG
- a CDS encoding LysR family transcriptional regulator, with the protein product MDIEELQTFVEIADAGGVSPAAIRLGVSKSIVSRRLMRLETELGVQLLTRSTRGAVLTEAGATFREHAARVCAEMDVAREALLPAGDLRGRLRVAAPLSFGPTHFAPVLAEMARRHPQLHIQTCYSDRFVDLIAEGYDCAIRVGYLPDSSLIARGIGPINAKLLASPGYVQAHGAPETPDQLINHQALMTGTETWHFMDGDKVVTVRPQGRFKADNGVALVAAAVAGVGIAYLPDCLTYDSVMSGALVPIMTRFPPPPAGAYMVRPPGQHPAQKIRILTELLIEYFGTSPHFAGTVAP
- a CDS encoding enoyl-CoA hydratase/isomerase family protein, whose protein sequence is MSDILLEIQGAVAVITLNRPAVLNAWTTPMRNEIIAALKQYEADPAIKALIMTGAGDRAFSAGQDLSEAHDFSGDRAVEWVGEWEHYYATLRGLSKPLVIALNGTAAGSAFQVALLGDIRVGHPDVRMGQPEINSGIPSTTGPWIMNSMLGMSRTIELVLTGRLMNAEECHRIGLIHHLVPAAQVFEKAMEIAQELAAKPPVAMRLDKQRFREMSEEGFKSCIEAGRRLQKEAYDSGEPARMMEAFFSARANKK
- a CDS encoding ABC transporter substrate-binding protein, yielding MSSPVTPNRRQVLKAGATLALALGLPSVVRAQDKRIVVSDPGGPYTIAYRKAFYDPFEKATGIKVVSVARESQPVAQFAAMVKTRNYVWDATILTISADIPYLETEGFLEPIGLDAKDYPDIIPEAITPNFLGLDVYSTVLAFRTDTLAEGKRPQSWADFWNVEKFPGRRCLRRSPLDTLEQALLADGVGLDELYPLDVDRAFKSLDKIKPHIDLWWTSGAQAMQAIQSGEVDMISTWNGRAQAAIENGAPVQVIWNQGLYSIEGWAIPKGTPRAEMAKEFVRFCADAKRQADFTDTLAYGPTNRKAFDSIPPERAAFLPTAAQNLKNMRLPSPSWWAENRTQVTERFNAWILS
- a CDS encoding ABC transporter ATP-binding protein yields the protein MTVKLEARSLGKTYGQFVALQPTDIQVKEGEFLTLLGPSGSGKTTLLQMISGLVLPTSGQLLIDGKDATHTAPGKRGMGLVFQSYALFPHMSVWDNVAYGLRMRRMGKAETKTAVDDALAMVRMQDFAHRYPNELSGGQQQRIALARCFAYRPSVILLDEPLGALDKNLREHMQLEIRHMHKELGATFIYVTHDQEEALTLSDRICLMNRARIEQLATPQELYDRPATRFAAEFIGHSNVLKVRRENSQQFAIEGRLVDLSGCVGQEIAQSVADDAFVLVRPESARLTEPAQGLLVGYVDECVFLGSDTRALIRLPSGARFSVRCARQVKPLVGNQVGITWDADRATLLAAEARS